From Nyctibius grandis isolate bNycGra1 chromosome 18, bNycGra1.pri, whole genome shotgun sequence:
ATGAGAACTCCCACAGGACATGTGGTTGCATTTTAGCAGCTTGAAAATAGGCTTGTGTGGGACAGATCTTCCTTCCACAGGCAGACGGTGTCACCTGTTTGTGGCAAAGCCGATCTCGCCAGCAATTGCTTCTGATGTCCCTTTTTCATTCCTCCTTCGGGGTTTGCATATGCCAAAGTTCTGGCTGGAGTAAACAGGCTGCCAGTGACTCCTGGTAGCAAACATGCCTGCTACAGGTTGGTCTGCATTTTTGCTCCAGAAGACAAGCGTGTGTGGCTTTGCTAGGGTGGGCCCAAGGGCAAACCACAAGTATGTTTTGAGCATCCAGATTGCTATGTAAAGAGACACTAATTAACGCCAACTACTGTGGGCCAACAAAGGGATGTCTTCTTCCTTACTACCACCTTGTGCTATAGTAGcttctcttgctgctgttttccctaCTCCCGTGTCTCATCTCTGAGACAGCAGTTCAACCCACCCAGCTCCACCACTGACCATGTCTTCACCTGCTGATCCTTTTGCAAAACCCCCTAGTGTAGGTGGCCCTACTTGAGCAGGAGAATGCTTTTGCTGCTTGGTGCCAATGTGACATTGCTAGGAGTACCTCTCATCTGCCATTCTTGCTTCTGGGTGGTGACTTTGCAGGTGTGTCAGTGGTGACTCTCTTTGATGCAGGTGTTCCTGCAGGTCTCTTGTACCTCTGCAGAGACCCCAACTGATGTAAAGTTGcttcagcttctcttctttGAGTCTTGGAACTGAATCTGGGTCTTCTGAAGCACggtataatttctttaaaaaaaaaaataaaataaaattaaaaaaaaaaaacaaaccacctttaaaacacatttgtatGAGCAGCGAGTCCTGCTGGCCTCTacaaagctgtgtttttctggGCAGTCTCCGTTTCCCTGGGCAGACGTCCAGCCCAGCtcacccagcccagcctgcccaAGCACCTACAATCTGTGTTTCAAAGCAAGGACCCTTCTCAGCACACGAGTAAGAGGACTGTCAGTACTCAGGCGATTTGGGGAGATGGTCATCAGCTGATGGTGCTCTTTGGTGGCTCAAGCATGTGTAAGGAGATGTGGGTGCTActcagcccctctgccccgggtgaggggtgctggggacagctgTGCGCTGCCACTGGATGTCACTGTCGCTTTATGGCACCCTGTGCACTGGGAGGGTGGCGGGGGTGCCGATGGGTCCCTGCACTGAACAGCCTAAGGGTGGTGGGACGGTATCACAGAGTGGGATGGAGAGCGGCCGCCTGCTCTGCGCATCCTTCTAGGCTGTCCCggggaaaaagaatttttgtgTTGCCGGTGGTCATGCTGCTTGGCTgcttttttgttggtggtttctttttttttttaaaaaaaaaacacccaaaacttCCAGAGTCTCAGCCCAGAAGGCCTATTTCTCTACTCTTTGACTGAGACGTGGGGCTGATTTCTACAGCTTTTGGCAGTGTATAGCAGCCAGTAGACTGCAAAGGAAAATGATGCTCTGTTTTAGCTTTAAGCTGAGAAGTGGGTCTGGTATTTTCAGTAAGTCTAAAAACAGAGGGTTGGGACTAGTGTTTAAATTGAAATGTGtctgtgtttggggttttttttaataattataatttaaaaaatcctaaaagCCAAATGTGGGGGAAGGGGATATAGATCTCTGATTCTAAGGTAACTGGTGAGCAAGGCTAGGGGACAGCTGCTCGCTAGCCTCTCTCCTTTAACAAAACTCACAAAATTATCAAATTACCATGCTGACAACCTCAATCGCTTACCAGTTACATattgattctgtatttttatgctCACTCATCTAAACAACGAGCCATTTCCAAATAATCTATTTCTGTTGTGCAGAACGCACTGCCCCCCCCCGGATCCGCAGCCTGTTGTTTGTGCTCTAGCAGGGAGCTGACTGCTGTTCCCTTCCCACAAAGGGCAAAGatgcttatttttctcccacTTGTCTTGCATAACAAAAGGCATTTGTCAACCGTTACATAACGGCACAACTTGTCGTTTCTTCTCTGGCCTTTTTGGAGGCAGCCTGGTCCCCAGCGCTGCACGGCCGTCGCTGGCAGGCTCTTGCTGGCCGCAGGTTGGTGCGCACTCCTCGGCACGCGCCGGTGTGTCCCCATAGCGCACGACGCAGCGTGACTAATGCTTGTCACCCAccactccatttttttccttttttattttttttcccctccttggaGAGGAAGATGTGCAATTGTGTgttttggttgtggtttttatttAGGGGAGCAAAAGGATGGGAAGGTATTTAGGGgggttatttgctttttaatacatGTTCTGAGGTGGCTATGGGGAGCTACCCTCAGCCTTGTCCTTAGCCGAGGTCGTGTCCTGGGCTCGGCTCAGCCTTTGAGGACTGTGCTGGAAATGGAGCTCAATTCACCCTCTGCAGCGTTCACGAGTGTAAGGGAGCAAGAACGCCCATCGCTGCCTGTCTCCTGGGGCTGCCAGTTGCTTTATTTAATACCTCCCAATTAATCTCGGGTGTCTCACACTAGCAACAGgattttgtgtttggttttttttttctttactatagATTTGGTTTCCTCATCGTTGAAATAACTTTGTAgagccttaaaaataaatggttctGCCTCCCCataaactaaaagcaaaaactCTGTGGCCagtttcccctttctctctaaCTGGAAAGGAGAGAGCTGTTTACCTGCGGCCCCAAACTTATTTATGGCCTTATCACTGCCAGCTATCAGATGACCACAGCTCCCTTTTTAACACGAAGCAAGCAGTGCTCCAGTAACCCAACGAGGTCTCGCCTGCCACTGTTTTCTAATTTACTCAGAACAATTTCCtagttgactttttttttaattgtagatctgtttttattttttttttaaataaacttcttCAAGTATGTGTTTCTTGTGGACCTTTGAACTTCCTGGTATACTCAGCCTTTGCTCAGGAGATATGTTTATGGTTGGCTATGAGTGTGCTTAAATAGTTTAACCCTTCGGAGTCAGTGTTCTTGGGAAACTTCGTTACAGTTTCCTTGTGTAGCTGATGCTCAGGCACAGAAATCACTACCTGAACTAGTTGCTTGTTTCAAAGTTTAACTCCTATATCATCAGATAAAACTATGGATCAGATTTGGTCTGTAAAGCATGACAGGAAACATGGGATCAGCAAACAGCTCCAAAAATTCTAAACCACAGTGCTGGGGACACCAGCTGAGCTTCCCAGAGCTAGCCAGGGAAAGCTACTGCTGGCTGTGGTAGTTCAGTGCCCGCATTATGGTAGAACTGGCAATTTCTGCAGGATTCATGGCCTTTGGGTAAACAGACTTCTTGGCAGCAGGCTTCTCCTTTGACATGGATCGGCCTGTATAAGCTGCATGGTATAGTTATCCCCTTAGAGTTAGCACAGCAGGAACACCTCGTGGGGCATTAACTTTCCTATTTGCTTACCAGAAACTTGTCCATTCGATTGTTCTTGATGTACTTAtacagcttctgcagctgcttttcatCTATCTCGGAGAAGAGGGAGACGAACCGCCACAACAtccttgggaaaagaaagacaCGTGGATTGTGCATGTGAGTACAAACTTCATCCTCTTCTGCATTCTGCTCCCTAGTTCTGGCGTGGCGAGTGTAACCACTGACATACAATTTGcatggcttttttcttccttctccctctttttttttttcctccccaaggCTTATGAACTTTTAAAGAATTGTTCTTACCTAAGCACAGGAAGATTATCTGTTAACTCAGGTGGCCACATAGGAGCCCCTTTACTTGCAAAGGGATGTTGCTGATGGACAGCACATCAAAATTGGCCTTGCACTGGACAGGAGTAAGTGCCACATGGCCTCCATGAAAATTACCTGCAAAATCTGTGAGTTAGATTCAGCAGTTAGAACAAGCTATACAAGTCTCCTGCTGACACCCAGTCTCATTTCCAGTGCCTGGGAATGTAGGGCCAAAATACGTGTCTAAATGCCCACTGGGAGCAGCACGGGCAGGAGCCTGTCTTGCTGGGAGCATTGCCAGTGCCATACCACCGGTGCTGGGTAAGAGGAGACCCTTACTTCTGCCAGTGCTTGACCTCCGAGGCTCTGCAGTACCGCTGGAGAAACAGGTCGATGCACTCCCCGATTGCAGTCAAGCTTTCCTTCGTGTACTTCACTGCTTTCTCTGTGGGGAGGTCCTGGGGCAAACGCAGTTTCTTAAGTGACTTCTTAAAGGGTCTCAAAAGTTCCTTGCACTGTAAGGAAAAAGTGTTGGCATAGGTGTTCAGCACTTCAAATCTAGGTCTCAGGCATTCCTTTTCACTAAATAAACTGATTAAACAGCTGGCTGGGAAAGCACTGAAGGAGCATTGTGTTTTGGTGAGGTCTCTGTGTGGACGTGGGGGAGCTGACATGGGTCTTCAGCAGGACCCCTCCCAGACACTCCCAGTGCTCTGCAGGAGTCAATCCTGCACGTCCCAAGGTTGATGACACCCTGGACGAAGCATGTGGAAGGTGACTTGAAAAGGGAATTGAGGGATTTCCAAGACTGggaatttctttttcacattgTAGGGCAAAAGGTGTAAATTTCAGGCTACCAAACAGCTGCTGTTCTgcaaggagggggaaagggaacTTCTGCAAGGAGGGGGAAACCTTTCTCACGCTGCTTCTTGCTGTGGCCAAACCTGGGTTGTGTTGCAAATGTTTGCATGTGGCCCAGGAGCGAACGCTGCATCTGGGCTGTGAGTGGGGCTCTGTGTGGTTATGCCATGATGTACCAGGAATGGGAAAGTCATGTCCCGGTGTGGAGGAGCAGTATGAAATGGAGCTTTCTGGCTGTGGTGTAAGTGGTGCAGAGGAACGAAACCACTGTAGCCAGTGAGCCCATGGTGTCATCTGAAATGATAATGTAGCAGTACTTGTTTCGAAAAACTGAACAGTGTATGTGAAATGTgattattttgttgttattttgggttttttttgtgatttggtatttttttaaaactaaaagtgTGATGtccagatgactggaaaacAATGATAAGGTAAAAACTTTCAGTCATGGAAGAAAGCTACAGAATGAACTGTCTtgtcctgctttttttctccctctgccaaACTCCTGGATTTTATTTGCTCCCTCCGTTTGCTCCCTTTGTTCCCTCAAGAACCTGAGATGCCACTGGCTTTTTCTACTGCTAAATTCTATTCAGTATCTCACGATTTTAAAGGTGTCCTCATCAAGGCCGTCTGCGCCGCAGATGAGCGGAGTCTTGCATGGTGGAGCACTCTCACTGCCCGTTACAAAGGCTTCCTCCTTCACTGTGCCAGCCAGATCCTTCTTTGTGGTCTACAAATTGCCAAAGACATAGGTTAGTCTTCCAGTTCATGCAAATCTTGCCCCCCCTCTTCAAAAAACTGTCAAGTACAAACTCTGTCCTAAGGCTCAGAAGCATTTCTCTTCCTGACAAATCATTTCAGATTGGGTTTTCAGAGGTGCTTAATGAAGCTAAGTATTCAATTATAATTAAATGTCCATAAGAGTTAGGTGCCTACTTGAAGTCCCTTTTGGAAATCCTCCCTCTAATAAAGTACAAGGTAAACAATGGTCACTCATTCCTAATGGCGTTAATCAAATATGGGCCAGCAGTCACTTGTTAAGTGGAAATATGTGGTTACAATGGGCTCATTGTAGTGCCACGCTGCTCCATCTGCAGCTTTCATTGATGGCAAAGGTACCAGGGCTGACCTGCTGCAAAGgcagatggaaaataaaacaaaatcctcaGCCACTGCACTTGCATCTCCCTGGTCTGGGGAGGGGGATATTTTCTCTTGCAAAGTGCAATGGCTGTGTTCCCTGTGTCAACATTTGTGTAGGTAACTCCTCCACTCGTCTTTTGGAAAGCAACGCTTACATAACTGACTTAAACACAAGCTTACGTTGCTTACGAAGTCCTTTCCTCTCTGACATGCTCTGCTCCCTTGGAGATTACTTCTCTGCAAATTTGATCCCAAACCACGTTTCGGAGGTGAAATTGAAGCTGGACTCTGCTTTGCTCTTGCTATGTGCCGCTCTCCCTGCCCGTGCTCACCTGGCCATCTGCGCCgtccctgctgctgtcccttGCCCTGGCTCCATCCACTTCATCCTTAAAGCGCGTCTCCTCCATTGGATACAgactccctctcccttccccggCGCCTCGCTTGTGCCAGGTAGTAACGGAATACTGCCATGGAGCCGTGTGGACCACAATGTGCTGGGGTGTCCAAGGCAACCGGCGTGCTCCTACAATGGTTCCGAGTTCGAACAGCCATAGAGACAGCTGGGGCTCTCCAGCCCCACACCACTGCAGCTCTCTGGGGCAGACACCTCTCCCCGTCAGTTTTGCCATTGATTTGTGGTCCTAAAGAAATAGGTAGAAACCCCTGGATTTTCCCCTTGCTGGTTGTGGTCAGGATGTTCAATGCTGTCACTGGCTCTTGTGGGTAATTGGAGGGAAAggttctttgctttgctttgtttgcacCTGTGGGAGCTTGGTGGAGCCTCTGGGGCTCTCGGTTGGTGCTGGCTTTGCACCTGCAGCGAGTCCAGTACCTGTCATTGTGCATCAGTCCAGATCATTTTGGCCTCTGGAGGTGGTGCAAAGTGCAACTCTTTGAGTCACATGCGTGGCTGTGTGGGCTCTCTGTGAGTGTGGGTGCAGCTCCTGGCCCGAGCAATCACAATTTTCTTCTATAGCTTGTGCCACCAGCAAGTTCAAGACAGGTCTTCCTCCAACTCTCCCACCACCCCTGCTGAGCCGTGCTGCAGGGAAGTACTGGCCCAAAGGCAGGGACCAGAGAGCCTGGTTTACATGGGGCCGGGGATGATCTCTGTAATAGATGCAGTCCCATTTGGTGGAGAACAGAGGTGCAACCAGGAAAAGGCACCTTGGGCTGCACACTAGGTGTTTTTCAGGGAGCTGGTTTTTCAGGGACCTCGATTCCCATCACAGTGTAATAGAAATTCAGGGTTACCTCCTTCACAGATGGCGGTGGAAGCCAACCGCAGTAAGATCTCACTCTCCTGGGTAATATCTCTTTTAAAGCTCTCCTTTTTAGAAAGAATAAATCACTCTTGCCAGGAAGAAGTCTGCAAAGGCTTGGAGTTAAAGGGactttgttttggaaatttACTTGAAGGCAAAATGCTTTCACAAAGGAAACACGTCGGGCTCCTGTCATGCCCTGACCAGTCAGACAAGTGCAATTGTTTCATCCCTTGGACAATTGGTGTAATTGCAGCTGTGATTCAGCTTTGCTCCTGTGCCAGGTCACTTCTGGCACCAGGAATCCTCTCGAGGGCTGTACAAATGCCCCCTCTCTCTGAGGTCCCCCAGGCACGGCTGTGTGGAGGGACCGGCACTGCTCTTGGCGGAAGTTTGGATGCTTTTGGTCAGGCATTTCTCTGCGGCCGGCGATGCTGAGCACCCGCCGAGCCAAATGCCTGGTGCAGGTAGTAGCCTTGGGAAAGTACCTATTGATGGGTCTTGGAACAGAGACAGGTTCTTATTTTCAGGCTGTCTTAGGGCAGTTTAGCCTCTACCCGTGATTGTATTCAATAATGACAAAAATCCGTGAAGACAAGCCCTCCCCTTATGACTTTTGCATCATTTTCCCCTCCTGtgtctgctttcttcctcccccaCATCTGAAATTTTGCTGTCAGCTCTCTGACGCAGGAGCCTTGCACAGGCTGGTGCTGAGCAGAACCAAAGACAATTATCTTCTAATGCTTTGCAATTAGGTTTGCTTTGGCCATCTGAGGTATGTTACAACTTGTTTAGCCTATACTAGGATTTTACGATATGTTATATATTACTTAATACAAAGTAAGCTATGCAGAGTGAAGCAGTGGTGATAGCACGGACAAGTGTACCtatgctgctgcagcctggttGTTGTGAGGACTATGTTAGAGGTGGTTTGGTTGAAGGGTATGTTGAAAATGCAGCTGGTTTCTCAACACCTGTTACCAACCATCCGCTTGCTGTGTTTGCTGCTTGCAATCATGACATCTGTCCCCAGAGTGGCAGGaagctcttctctttttcacctCCAAAGGTTTAAACCAAGAAGTTGCCAGCTTATGTCCTCACCTCTCAAGTCAGAGTATCGAAGCGTAGTGTGTTCCTGGCTAACAGGAGCACAAGAGAAATGAAGCTGCTTCAGCACAAGCTTTCACACGCATTAGCAGCTAGATTAAAAGCCATTTAGGAGCTCTAGGGACATAGGACAGTTGTTAGCATAGGCTTAACCCATATTTGCATGGCCATATCTGTGTCCTTGTGAGATTACAGCTTCCACGGAGCATGTGACTACAACACGGAGAGGTTCTCTTGGCTTATCGTGTGTACATTCCACTGTTTCAGAGGATGGAGAAGGCCTCGAGTTCCCCTTGAAAATCCCAGTCTTTGTTCTTCTACCTTTCTGTGTATGCTGCACTCGGAGCTCAGCCAAAGCCATAAATATACAAGCAGGTGGTACAGATGGGCTTCCCCTGGCCTGTCTTCCTCTGAGCATCTTGCTGTATTTAGGAGTTGTCAATTAACCTGGTTTGCAGTGGAGCAGTGATCTTGGTTGTCTTCTCTGGCATTACTCAGTACCGTGGTAGAGCAGGACACTAGACAGCTGAGGCtgcaaaataccttttttttactgttgaaCTGTACAATAATGTTCAAAGCTGTGCTCTGACCACTGAGGCTATAAAACTTCCTTGTCTCTTGAATTTTTTTGGTAGCATTGAGTCGGATTTCAGTTCATTTTGTTCATCATGTAAGGTCTTGTGGACAAGTCCATTCCTGTGAGATCAGGCATGAGACATGCCTTTGAGTCCTCAGAAGTCTGTGGTTGTATCCCTGCCCCTCTGGAAGACAACGTTACTTTCTACTTTGAAGTCTATCATGTCAGGGGATGGCATAACCCAGACCACATCTATGTAGATCTATCAGATTGTATTGCCTAATTAAGGGCAGGAGATCTTTGAAACAATGTTCTAATTGAGTGGAGAAAAGTCAGGAGTACAAACAGATTACGCATCTCATGTTTCCCCCTGTGAAGGAAAGGGAGCCTAAGTGCCAGTCAAACACACTGTACTGTAACAGTGCACCTTAGggaaaacttttccttttcccctgaCAGCTCTTTTGTGAATATTAATTTCTGCTATTTGAGTGTCTTAGTCTTCCAGGAGCTGTGCAAGTGCAAACATTAACCAATTTTTCTAGTACAGCAGCTCTTCCAGTGCAAGAGTACGCATATAGCCAAAAAGGAAACAGTTGTAAAGATGCTCTCtttatgctgctgtttgttatttGCTGGTTTAGGCAGATTTAGCATGTATACCACATGTGATGTGATGAGTCAGGTTGCATATAATATGCACAGGCATCTGatgcaatatttatttactgATAGGTCACAGGGAAGGAGAGCTGATAAACGCAGATAAATATGCAGGTATTTTGCATTATACTTAAACCAACTGCAGGTACACGTGGTTTGGTTAAAcataaaa
This genomic window contains:
- the CHCT1 gene encoding CHD1 helical C-terminal domain containing protein 1, whose translation is MEETRFKDEVDGARARDSSRDGADGQTTKKDLAGTVKEEAFVTGSESAPPCKTPLICGADGLDEDTFKICKELLRPFKKSLKKLRLPQDLPTEKAVKYTKESLTAIGECIDLFLQRYCRASEVKHWQKMLWRFVSLFSEIDEKQLQKLYKYIKNNRMDKFLKLYRASEDPDSVPRLKEEKLKQLYISWGLCRGTRDLQEHLHQRESPLTHLQSHHPEARMADERLAISNWFGQITAVSSYTHQCSGQLQQLPSTDPDQGGWSPVRLLLQSNHRRANASGEG